One genomic region from Pseudoduganella lutea encodes:
- the hslV gene encoding ATP-dependent protease subunit HslV has translation MEQFHGTTILSVRRGNQVALGGDGQVTLGNIVMKGSARKVRKLYQGKVLCGFAGGTADAFTLLDRFEAKLEKHQGNLLRASVEMAKDWRTDRVLRRLEAMLLVADAQSTLIITGNGDVLEPEDGIGAIGSGGVYAQSAAKALFENTEMAPAEIVKKSLTIAGELCIYTNLSHIIETLD, from the coding sequence ATGGAACAATTTCACGGCACTACCATCCTCTCCGTCCGGCGCGGCAACCAGGTTGCCCTGGGTGGCGACGGTCAGGTAACGCTGGGCAATATCGTCATGAAGGGCTCGGCCCGCAAGGTGCGCAAACTGTACCAGGGCAAGGTCCTGTGCGGCTTTGCCGGCGGTACCGCCGATGCCTTCACGCTGCTGGACCGCTTCGAAGCCAAGCTGGAGAAACACCAGGGCAACCTGCTGCGCGCCTCGGTCGAGATGGCCAAGGATTGGCGCACCGACCGCGTGCTGCGCCGGCTCGAAGCGATGCTGCTCGTGGCCGATGCGCAATCCACGCTGATCATCACCGGCAATGGCGACGTGCTGGAGCCGGAAGACGGCATCGGCGCGATCGGTTCCGGCGGCGTCTATGCGCAGTCAGCCGCCAAGGCACTGTTCGAGAATACCGAAATGGCGCCCGCCGAGATCGTGAAAAAATCGCTGACGATCGCGGGCGAACTGTGTATTTACACGAACCTGTCGCACATCATCGAAACGCTGGATTAA
- the hslU gene encoding ATP-dependent protease ATPase subunit HslU, with translation MNMTPQEIVGELDKHVVGQGKAKKAVAIALRNRWRRQQVEEPLRHEITPKNILMIGPTGVGKTEIARRLAKLADAPFIKVEATKFTEVGYVGRDVDTIIRDLIDIGIKQTRQAEMIKVRARAEDAAEDRVLDILLPPPRDFGFSASNDAPAEKDTTRQTFRKRLRQGELDDKEIEIELAEQGPQMEIMAPPGMEEMTEQIKSMFAGVGGNRKKARKIKIREAMKLLLDEEAAKLVNEDEMKQKAIQNVEQNGIVFLDEIDKIASRSESGSADVSRAGVQRDLLPLVEGTTVNTKYGMIKTDHILFIASGAFHLAKPSDLIPELQGRFPIRVELESLSIADFERILTSTDACLTLQYAALLATEGVTLEFAPDGITRLAEIAFQVNERTENIGARRLYTVMEKLLEEISFSASDAGDKHIVIDADYVNQRLEALSVNEDLSRYVL, from the coding sequence ATGAATATGACCCCGCAGGAAATCGTCGGCGAACTGGACAAGCACGTCGTTGGCCAGGGCAAGGCCAAGAAAGCCGTGGCGATCGCGCTGCGCAACCGCTGGCGCCGGCAGCAGGTCGAGGAACCTCTGCGCCATGAAATCACGCCAAAGAACATCCTGATGATCGGCCCGACCGGTGTCGGCAAGACCGAGATCGCGCGCCGGCTGGCCAAGCTGGCCGATGCCCCGTTCATCAAGGTGGAAGCCACCAAGTTCACGGAGGTGGGTTACGTGGGCCGCGACGTGGACACGATCATCCGCGACCTGATCGACATCGGCATCAAGCAGACGCGCCAGGCCGAGATGATCAAGGTACGCGCCCGTGCCGAGGATGCGGCGGAAGACCGCGTGCTCGACATCCTGCTGCCGCCGCCGCGCGACTTCGGGTTCTCGGCGAGCAACGACGCGCCGGCCGAGAAGGACACCACGCGTCAGACGTTCCGCAAGCGCCTGCGCCAGGGCGAACTCGACGACAAGGAAATCGAGATCGAACTGGCCGAGCAGGGGCCGCAGATGGAAATCATGGCGCCGCCCGGCATGGAAGAGATGACGGAGCAGATCAAGTCGATGTTTGCCGGCGTGGGCGGTAATCGCAAGAAAGCCCGCAAGATCAAGATCCGCGAAGCGATGAAGCTGCTGCTCGATGAGGAAGCCGCCAAGCTCGTCAACGAGGACGAGATGAAGCAGAAGGCAATCCAGAACGTGGAGCAGAACGGCATCGTGTTCCTGGACGAGATCGACAAGATCGCGTCGCGCTCCGAATCGGGTAGTGCCGACGTGTCGCGCGCCGGCGTGCAGCGCGACCTGCTGCCGCTCGTCGAAGGCACCACGGTGAACACGAAGTACGGCATGATCAAGACGGACCACATCCTGTTCATCGCATCGGGCGCCTTCCACCTGGCCAAGCCATCGGACCTGATCCCGGAACTGCAGGGCCGCTTCCCGATCCGCGTGGAACTGGAATCGCTGTCGATCGCCGATTTCGAGCGTATTCTCACCAGTACCGACGCTTGCCTGACACTGCAGTATGCGGCGCTGCTGGCCACGGAAGGCGTGACACTGGAGTTCGCGCCGGACGGCATCACGCGGCTGGCCGAGATTGCGTTCCAGGTCAACGAGCGCACCGAGAACATCGGTGCCCGCCGCCTGTACACGGTGATGGAAAAGCTGCTGGAAGAGATCTCGTTCTCGGCCTCCGATGCGGGCGACAAGCACATTGTCATCGATGCAGACTACGTGAACCAGCGGCTGGAAGCGCTGTCCGTCAACGAAGACCTGTCGCGCTACGTACTGTAA
- a CDS encoding type II secretion system protein N: MNRLPHHLPTLATLAAVVALTASTAYWGLQLFKPQQRPIAVVPVQETPPPPVDAALGLFGGQATAAPTASTYELRGVVASRDGRGSVAIIATSGDTPKAYPVGKEVEPGVTVQDVQPRHVTLLDGGVQKRLDLLPDSGMSSTTAAPLPPVNRAAPPPPTPSPTPLVTPPAGTPVGQPGQPAPVQTGPVQRPVTSQ, from the coding sequence ATGAACCGTTTGCCGCATCACCTTCCAACCCTTGCCACCCTGGCCGCCGTGGTGGCGCTGACCGCGTCCACCGCCTACTGGGGGCTGCAATTGTTCAAGCCGCAGCAGCGGCCGATCGCCGTGGTACCGGTGCAGGAAACACCGCCGCCACCGGTCGACGCTGCACTGGGGCTGTTCGGTGGCCAGGCCACTGCCGCCCCCACTGCCAGCACCTATGAATTGCGCGGCGTGGTGGCCTCCCGCGACGGCCGGGGCAGCGTGGCGATCATCGCCACGAGCGGCGATACGCCGAAAGCCTACCCGGTCGGCAAGGAAGTGGAGCCCGGCGTCACCGTGCAGGACGTGCAGCCGCGCCACGTGACACTGCTGGACGGCGGCGTGCAGAAGCGGCTCGACCTGCTGCCGGACAGCGGCATGTCGTCCACCACCGCCGCACCGCTGCCCCCCGTGAACCGCGCCGCGCCGCCGCCACCCACGCCATCCCCGACGCCACTGGTGACGCCACCAGCCGGTACGCCCGTCGGCCAACCCGGCCAACCCGCGCCAGTGCAGACGGGCCCTGTGCAGCGACCCGTTACCTCCCAATAA